A stretch of DNA from Synechococcus sp. PROS-9-1:
CATGAATGGAGGGCTGGCGGTGATCGGTGATCTTTACAAATCAACGGTGTTTTCCCTCTGCCGCTGGTTAGACAGCCCTGATGCCATGGCCTGTCGCAAAGAGCTTGGACTTCCAGAGCACAACAACTTGATCGGACCGGAGATCCTGAACAAACCGCCTAGCGCGGAGCTACGTCCTGATCAACAGGACAGTGACTCCCTTCCCGACTACGCAACGCTCGACCCACTTCTGAATGACCTGATCGAAAAGCACAGCTCTGGCGCTCAATTGATCGCAGCTGGGCATCACCCGGCTGACGTGAAACGGATTGAGCAACTCTTTCGACGCGCAGAATTCAAACGCCGCCAAGCTCCTCCTGTCTTGAAAGTAAGCCGACAGGCCTTTGGGACCGGTTGGAGACTCCCAATCGCCGCCCGCTGATTTCAAGACGCTTAGACCAGTGGCCAATCCAGCTGACCAGGGTCAGATTGAAGGATCGTCTTCGGCAGCCATGGCCCAATCTGTACTGACGGCTCCAATGGCCACCATCGGAGTCCCCACAGAAATCAAGGTGGATGAGCAACGCGTCGCGCTCACACCAGATGCCGTCAAAGAGCTCGTGACCCATGGACTGGAGGTACGGATCCAGAGCGGTGCCGGTTCCGGCGCAGGAATTGATGACGAGGCCTTCGCCGCTGCAGGCGCTGAGATCGTGGATCAAGAACAAGCTTGGGGCGCTCACTTGGTCGTGAAGGTGAAGGAACCACAGCCTGAAGAGTTCCGCTTTTTGCGTGATGACATGGTGCTGTTCACCTACCTGCACTTAGCGGCTTACCCAGAGGTTGGGGAAGCCCTTCTCGCAGCTGGCACCACGGGCGTTGCCTACGAAACAGTGCAACTGGAAAACGGAACCCTGCCACTGCTGGCGCCAATGAGCGAAATCGCTGGGAGGCTTGCAGCACAAGTCGGGGCACGATTACTCGAGCGCCCGCAAGGAGGCCGAGGGGTACTGATTGGAGGTTGCACTGGTGTGCAGCCAGCCCGCGTTGTGGTTTTGGGTGCAGGCACCGTGGGTTGGAATGCGGCGCGTCTTGTGGCTGCCATGGATGCGGAAGTGATGCTGCTGGATCGCTCTCCCGAACGATTGCGCAGCCTGGAGGCCTATCGGAGCGGACGCCTGATGAGCGTTGTGAGCAGCCGCGGACTCCTCGAGAGACTGATACCCACCGCTGATCTTCTAATTGGAGCCGTTTTAACCCCTGGAGGCAGGGCACCAACCCTCGTGGATGAAGCCATGGTGAAAGGGATGAAGCCAGGTTCAGCGATCGTTGATGTCGCCATCGATCAAGGCGGCTGCATCGCCACCAGCCGCGAGACAACGCATACCAACCCCACCGTGACCATCCACGGTGTTCAGCATTACGCCGTAGGCAACATGCCTGGCGCCGTGCCGTTCACCTCTACCGAAGCCCTCGTCAGTGTGACCTTGCCCTACATCGTTGGCATCGCAGGACGGGGCCTGGAGGAAGCGGTCACAGAACGGCCTGAATTGCTTTCTGGTCTCAATACGGTGCAGGGCTCTGTTTGTCATCCAGGCGTTGCCAAAGCACTGGATGTGCCACCTCGTCATCCCATGGCCTGCTTGCGCTGATCAAGACCTGCTTCTTGCTGAACGAAAACTAGCTTCAGGAATCAATGCAAGGTTCCCATCGAGCAGACAAAGAGATCCGAAACAAATAGCCTCTAACTCATAGCTTCTAAGGTATAGATTCCAGCAGAAGGCTTCAAATCAAGGTCAAAAGGTCACAGACATGCCTAGATACTTATTTCGAGAAGGAGTAGACATCAGCGCAGATGGCAACGACATTATTATCACAACCCCTTATGCCACACGATCAGATCCCAGTCGGCAGACATTGCGCCTCAAAGAAGTAAAGGTGCCCATAAAAAAACTTCTCAAAGAGCTTTCTCAAGCAGGAGTAGAAAGCCATCAATATTTAGCAGTGCCAGAAGGAACAGAACGCAAAACTACGGATTCAGAACCAGAGATCCAACTCAAGACGCTCTACAAGAACGGATTACTGATTCACGAAATCGATGGATGCAATGGCATTGCCATGCGCCTCCTACCGATCAATCCCGGACTCAAACAACAAGCCTATCCAGAAGCTCAAAAAGAATTCAAACTCTCAATATTTGCAAGCATTGAGCCCTGCCTAGACGGACTTGATATCACAACACCGTTGTCACCTACAACATTACGCCTGCAAGATCATCGGCTTTACCCACTGATCCAGAAGCTCGTATCGCCTTGCACAACAGAAAGCATAAGGGCCTTCCTACCTGAAGATCTATGCATTCAATATCGAAACATCATTTCACTCTTACTATCATCTGGCGCGGTCGGAATCTGCAACGCCAATAACAACGCAGAGATCGATCAAGACGCCATCAATGCTGGCTGGAATAGGCAAGACCTGAGCTTCCATGAGCGTACGCGCGGCCATTTTGTTGATCGACATAAAGAAGAGTTGTTGCCAAGAGCAATCGACAGAAAGTCTGCACCAGCTAAGCATCAAAGAATCATTCTCAGCACAGTGTCACTACCCAAACCATCGATCAACAATCAAAACTCAAATTTCTACCAGATCATTCAAACACGGCAAACCATACGCGCCTACAACTCCGAACCTGTGACGGCTAAAGGATTAGGAAGTCTGCTCTGGTATTCAATGCATACCCGAGAAGAGATCACTTGCGATCCAACCTTACCGCGATCCTACGAAGGCCTACTGAGACCTGTCGCAAGTGCTGGAGGCCTCCATTCCATTGAGCTTTATCTATGCATTAAACAGTGCATCGGCATTAGCCCTGGCTTTTATCATTACGACTCTTTTGATCACACGCTCGGGAAGATGAGCGATCTCAACAAACCATGCCAAAGCATGCTGGAGATGGCAGTGAATACAACATGCCGAGCACCTCAAGCGGCTTCAGTATCACCTAGTCAAGGTCAGCAGCCTGATGTCTTGATCGTAATGGCCACGCGCTACGAAAGGAATGCAAACCTTCATTCTGAAACCGGTCTTGCCTATGCACTGATCCTAAAAGATGCAGGATCGATTTATCAGCAACTTTATCTTGTTGCTACAGCTCTCGGGCTCGCACCATGCGGGTTGAGTTTTGGGAGCAGTGAATTATTTGAACAGGTTTCCGGCATATCCGGCAAGGTCGAATGTTCTGTAGGCGAATTCATGATTGGCAATCCCAAGTAAATATCCATCGTTTTCAAACCAAAATCGATTAGGCAAAGACCTACCCCTTGTATTTAAGAGAACATCGACATACATCACAAAAAATACTCAGGAAAGCGAATGAAAGGGCATGGAACAAGAACCCTGATGAAGCTTTAGGCCAAGAGTGTTGTCAGCCAAAAGGACTCAATCCGAGCATGTCTATTAAGCTCCTCTTCACTGTGTACCGCTTGTCAGCGGATGGGGAAAGCACTACTTGATTGGCGATTGCTTGGCGCTGGCCTGTTGCGAGAAGCGCCGCGACAGGCCCGGCTTTGCCTTTAATCAGCCGCAAACCAGAAGCCATCGCGCCAACCCCGCCAGGTCGCGCAACAGTCTGTTACAGTGTGTTTAACTTTCTTAACAACAGATGAACGACACCAAATTTGGCTTTTCATCCTTCGCCGAGCAGTGGAACGGCCGACTTGCAATGATGGGCTTCGTGATCGGCCTCGGCACAGAACTTCTAACTGGTCAAGGAATTCTTTCCCAAATTGGTCTTGGCTGAAGCCGACTAATTCATCCCAGAACTTTGGGATAAAAAGAGCTGGCCATCGCCGGCTCTTTTTTTATGTATACCGCTGAAATTGGCTTGAGAGTACAGACTTTTACTTGGTCATTTTTTCTGCAAAGCCACTTCTTGCATTCATTGAGGAGTATTGGCTTTGATTTCAAGAGCGTCTCAAAAGATTAGGACCCAATGGATATAATAAAGGTAAATAATTGAGCGATGACTCATTATTTAGAATGATCTCTTTGGCTTTATAAAAGCGTCGTTTTTATGAATTCAAGCTGAAGAAAGGTCTAATAATCCTCTCGAGGGAATGGGATTTCCTTTTCACGTCAACAACCTCTTCAAGAGTTCAAAATCACTTCTAGCCAACGCCTTTCTGTTGAGAAAACCGGATGGAAGCAATCCACGGAGTGCACGCAGAAAGTTGAAAATACAGAGCTCGCCCTAAGCAATCATGAATTACAGAGGCTTGATATACAACCAGTGCCCCTTCAGATCCCCATCCCTCCGTTGGAAGAGCGACGTTTCGGTCATCACATTGCGTTGACCACCTGCCCCAAATGTTGCTTCAAATGTCACTGTGCCTTCAAGATCATCTACTCCCCCAGCCTCCACGGCCTTGATCTTCAGTCCCAACCAACGCACCTCACGACAATTCTTACGTAGCTCTTTGCGGCGTTGCAGCAAAGGTGTCAATGAATCCGGATGAGTTGCAATTAAGTAATCAACTTCTGCAAGCGCAAAAGCCGAATAACGCGATCGCATCAACTGCTCAGCAGTAGCCGCCCTTTGCTTCTCACGATGCAGAGGTTCGCAACAGCTTTCGTAGCTCATTCCGCTCAAACAAGGGCATGGTTCACTGCTTTTTGATGATCCAAAACCAGCAGCGCTTGCCATTACTCCAGCTCCTTCAAAGCAGATATGGGTCGCATCAATGCAGATAAAGCAACACCTTCTCGTAAGGCCAGCACCAATCCAGCCGCCTCGGCATAAGAGCCTGCTTGCAACACCTCCGAGCCCACACCAAGAGCTATTGATGTGACCTCCAGCACGGAAGGATTGGCCACACTGATCACAGGCACCCTGCGCTCCAGGCAAGCCAACGCGGCTTCTCCCCCCAAAGAGCCCTCTGGAACAACCAACACTCCCAAATCAGCGGCCACAAGATCACCAGAGTTGGCCGCTGAGCGCTGAACCAACGTTGGAGCCTGGCTTAAACCCACCAACACGCAAGCCAAAAAGGTGTAACCCAACTCTTCCCCTGCAGCACGAGGATCCAACTGCGGATCCAGCGGCAACGCCGACAAGGCCGGTGCATGGGCGCAGGGAATCTGCAAGTGGCGCACCAGTAGATGGCTGATCACTGCTTCGGCTCCCGCCATGGCATCCACACCGCTGCCGTGGCGGTAGGCCTCCAAAGCCTCACTTCCCTGATCGTCGGGGAAGCGGCCAACCACCGCAATCGCCGTTGCACCGTTGGCTTTTAAGCGTTCACCCGCCCGCAATAAGGCATCGGGGCGCTCAAGAGTGCCCCAACTCGCACCACTCTGGCCCAGGCCCAAATGAACTCCTAAGGGCACATCACTAGTCACCACAGGGCCGATTTCAATGCCCAGCGTTGCCCTGCAACCATCGGCCACCTGCAGGTGGCGCTGACGCAGCTCCGGTTCGAGATCAGCATCCAAAAGCAAACCAATCCGCTGCTGACGTACACATCGCAGAGCCCAGTCGCCGGCGGCAAAACGGTCAAGACCGTAGCCCTCCACGTAGTGAATGCGAGGGTCTTTCCAATACAAGGAAGCCCCATTCATCACGTTGGGATGGGTGATCAAACACCCGGAGGCCGCCGCCAGCAGCCTTGCACTCGGAAGCGCATCGCCTGCATACCCGCCGATCGCACAACCAATCCCCGTTGGGACCACCATCAACGTGGGCAGGGGAGATCCCAAAGCCAGCCCCTCCCTCACTCGATCAACACCGCTTCAACCTGCAAGACAGCACCATGATCTTGCGCTGAATGATGGACAGCGGTGATGGCCCAACGCAGGGGGTCACCATGAATGCACAATTGATCTTTCAGCCAACCACGCAAATCAGACGCCCTTAGATCTTTCGGCCAAGGCAACGTCAACGTTTTCGAGGTCAACCTCATTTCTGGTACTGACCAAACTGAGCCTCATAGAGCGCATCCTCTTGACCGGCTAGAAGCTGTAGATCGGAACAAGGAAGCGCAACGCAGAGCAAAGTAAAACCATCAGCGCGTAGGTCTTCTCTTACCCCCATCGCATCAGATTGCTCCACCGATCCACTTTTGAGACGGGCTGCACAGGTGGTGCAAACCCCAGAACAGCAAGAGCTGGGAAGCATCACCCCTGCGGCTTCCGCAGCCTCCAAAACGGTTTGATCTGAACGACAGGGAAAGCTGTGTTCAACAGAATCCACTTCGATGCTGACGTTGAAAGTAGCGGCAGCAATGGCGTTATCGCTCATCCTTAAAGAGAAGCCTTGGTCAATCATCTTCTCAGGGCAACAGGCCTTATGACGACAGATCTGAGCAGGGACTCCATTGCGAGGGATGGGGCGCTAGGTATTCCGGTGGATTGCCCTGCTCAGGAGCCGTGATCACAAAATCGAAACTGATCGAGCAGCGCAGCGATTCAGGATCGCCATTCGCCAACACGCTGTGATCAAGCCTGGAAGGAAACAGCACGAGTAAGCCAACCTCAGGAGCTAAATCCCAACGTTCAGAATTCAAAGGGTGATCAGAAGCAATTGGCCCGCCATGACCAGTAACGAGTCCTGGCACGAGCTCATTGCTTTGCTGAGGGGAATGCACGCGAAGCACACCCTCCTCCCCTGAACCATCTCCGGTGAGATAAAGCACGGCACTTAGATGGGCATTGGGATGGTGATGGCGGCCAACGAGCTGATCCCACTCGCTCAGCACAGGCCAGCAGCGCTGAAGATGCAAAGCCACTTGGCTGCGATCAAAGCCAACGGCCTCCAGATACCCCATGGCCTGCTCTGTCACCCTGCGCACCAAGGGAGCAAATTCGGCCAGGTGATGCAACTGCCAAACTCCGTTGATATCCCCCGTCCAAGCGCATCCCGCGCTGGGGTTGCCAACATCCCCACCCCTAAGAGCCAGCAGCGTCTGCAAATGTCCAGCAAGATCCAGCGGATCGATAACCAGCTTGGTTGTGGCCACAACCGTTGGGAACAGCTGGTGAAGAGTGAAAGTCATCACTCCATTAAAAAAGCCGGCCCCCAGGGCCGGCCACAATTGATGAGCAAAGGAGAGCTAGCCCCCTGCAGCCGCCGAACCACCAACAACTTCCAGGATTTCCTGGGTAATCGCTGCTTGACGAGCCTTGTTGTAATCAAGAGTGAGAGTTTTTGCTAACTCCTTGGCGTTGTCACTGGCATTGTTCATCGCAGTCATGCGACTTGCCAACTCAGATGCCGCCGACTCTTGCAATGAACGCAAAAGTTGATTCTGCAAATACAAAGGCAACAAAGCATTCAAAAGTTGATCAGGACTTTGATCGAAAACGATATCCGAAGGCAACTTTGGCTGTGAATTAGCCGGAGCATTACCTGATTCAACAGTGAGACGACCTTCCTTAGTTGTGAGACGGAAGATTTCATCTTCTGCCTCTGCAATCCCTTGGGGATCAAGGGGCAAAAGTGTCTGAACCACAGGCTTGCAGCTCACCAAATTAATGAATTTGGTATAGATGATCTCGACACGATCTGATGCGCCCGAAAGAAACTCAGCAAAAATTTCGCTGGCGATCGAACCGGCTTCATCAGCCGTAGGGACTTGCTCCAAACCAGTAAAGGTGGCTTGAATCGGATAATTCCGATTGGTGAAATAACCAATCGCTTTTCGTCCAATCAGAACGAGCATCACCTTGTAACCCTGGCCTTGAAGCTCAGCGAAACGCTTCTCAGTGCGCCTAATGATGTTGGAGTTGTAACCACCGCAAAGACCGCGATCGCCCGTGACGGCCATCAATGTGATCGTTTCAACGGGACGTTGCTCTAGCAAAGGAGCTTGTGCATCTTCAAAACGCATGCGTGATTGAAGATTTTCTAGAAGTCGCGCTAGTCGGTCCGCAAACGGCCGACTTCGCAGAACTTGTTCTTGGGCTCGACGGACTTTGGCCGCAGCCACGAGGCGCATGGCCTCTGTGATCTTGCGGGTGTTCTTGACCGATTTAATTCGGTCACGGATCGCTTTGAGATTTGCCATGGCTTAAGCCCTCAGTTGGCGGAGGCCGTCATGGTGGACACAACTTCAGCAATCGCCTCTTTCAAAGTGGTCTCGGCTTCAGGGCTCAAGACCTTCTCTGTTTGGATTTTGCTGATGAACTCAGGCTTATTGCTCTTGAGATACTCTCGCAATTCGCGAGAGAACTGAACAACCTGTTCAACAGGCACATCGTCGATCAGACCTTTCACGCCTGCATAAACGATCGCCACCTGCTCAGCCAAAATCAGAGGGCTGAACTGAGACTGCTTAAGAAGCTCACGAAGACGCTTGCCCCGGCTCAGCTGCTGCTGAGTAGCGGCATCAAGATCAGAAGCAAACTGCGAGAAAGCAGCCAGTTCGTCAAACTGCGCCAATTCAAGCTTCAGAGTTCCAGCAATCTTCTTAATCGCCTTGGTCTGGGCTGCACCACCAACACGACTCACAGAGATACCCACGTTGATCGCAGGACGTAGGCCGGAATTGAACAGGTCAGAGCTGAGGAAGACCTGACCGTCTGTGATCGAAATCACGTTTGTTGGGATATAGGCAGAAACGTCACCTGCTTGGGTCTCAATGATCGGCAGGGCGGTCATTGAACCCTTGCCCATGGCATCAGAAAGTTTTGCGGCGCGCTCAAGCAAGCGGCTGTGGCAATAGAACACGTCACCGGGATAAGCCTCACGACCGGGAGGGCGGCGGAGAAGCAGAGACATTTGGCGATAAGCCTGAGCCTGCTTGGTCAGATCGTCGTAAATCACCAAAGTGGCCTTGCCTTTGTACATGAAGTACTCAGCAATCGACGCTCCGGTGTAGGGAGCCAAATACTGAAGCGCAGCTGGATCAGATGCGTTTGCAGCCACCACCACGGTGTAATCAAGAGCTCCACGCTCGCGCAAGACTTCCGTGACTTGAGCGACAGAGGCCGCTTTCTGTCCGATTGCCACGTAAACACAGACGACGTCCTGATCCGCCTGGTTCAGGATCGTGTCGATGCAGATAGCTGTTTTGCCAGTCTGACGGTCACCAATGATCAGCTCGCGCTGGCCACGGCCGATTGGGATCATCGCGTCGATAGCGGTAATTCCCGTCTGCATGGGTTCATGCACAGACTTTCGCTGAATAATTCCTGGAGCTGGTGACTCAATCAGACGTGTTTCATTGGAAGGGAGCTCACCCTTGCCATCAATGGCTTCACCAAGAGGGTTCACCACCCGTCCAAGCAGTGCATCACCAACAGGGACTGAGGCAATCTTGCCGGTCGCACGCACAGTGCTCCCTTCCTGAATACCAAGGCCCTGACCCATCAGCACAATGCCAACGTTGTCGTCTTCGAGGTTGAGAGCAATGCCTTCGGTACCGTCTTCGAACTCAACCAGCTCTCCAGCCATCACCTGCTGTAGGCCATAAACGCGGGCGATTCCATCGCCTACTTGCAGGACGGAGCCGACGTTGCTGACCGATACGGACTTGTCATAGTCCTCGATCTGCTGCTTAAGGATGGCGCTGATCTCGTCGGGTCTGATGGAAACCATGGCGGGAAAACCCAGGGGCGGGTGGTGAGTGGAGGGGCGAGATAAAGGTGGGGCTTAGCTCAGCTCGACTTAGCGAGCGCAAGACCTAGGCGTCGAACCTGACCAGAGAGGCTGGCATCGATCACCTGTGAACCGAGATTGATGACGAAACCACCAATCAACGAAGGATCGACCTCTAGATCGATTTCGACGTCATTGGTTCCAGCCATTGACTGGACTTTGGTAGTCAATGCAGCCTGCTGCTCGTCTGAGAGAGGTTGCGCAGAGCGAACATGGGCCAAAGCAATATTTCGTGACTCTCTATAGAGTTCGAGATAGCGCAAAAGAACGGCTTCAAGCGCAGGAAGGCGCTGGCGGTCAGCCAAAACCTTGAGCAAATTCAATAACGAAGGAGTGATTTGCTCAGCAAGGAGGCTTGTCAAAGCTTTCTTCTTTGCTTCAGGCTCCAGAACAGGAGAGGTCATCGAGTTCCGAAGCGGCTCCGAACTCTCCCAAGCAGTAAGAAGAGTTTTGCATTGAGCTGCGACTTCTTCCGACTCTTTGCGACTATCGGTGACCTGAAGCAGGGCATCGGCGTAAGGAGTGGCCAGAGAATTGAGGAGAGGCATCAGGAATCCCCCAGATTTTTAATAGAGGAATTAATAAGCCTTTCTTGCGCCTTGCTATCGAGTCGTTTCGGCAGTTCAGTCATCGCCTGGTCAATAGCAGCTAAAGCTGCTTGACGACGAAGCTGTTCTGTCAAACGCGCACCTTCAGCATTGAGGTCGGCCAGAGCGTCTTGTTTGAGAGCAGCCATAGCAGAAATCGTGCGCTTCTCACCATCCAATCGAATGGCTTGAGCACGAGCAGTGCCGTCAACGCGAATCTTGTCCGCTTTTTGCTGAGCCACGGAAAGCTCTTGTTGTGCTTTAGCTAGCTCAGCAGTAGCAGTCTTAAGACGACTCTCGGCATCGTTGAGATCACGAAGAATGGTCTCGCGTCGGCTCTGAAGCATGCCGCCAAGAAATCCTTTTAGGAACCAATAGAGAACTCCGATCACAATGACCAGATTGATCAGATTGGTTTCAAAAAGATTGAGGTTGATTCCAAAACCACCCTCAGAAGCAATTAAAGGAAAGAAAACAGTCATCAGGCAGCCGTCAGTCGTTTGATGATCTGGGAGCTGAGCTGATCGACCTTACTCATCAAGCTGGATTGAGCAGCATCTCGCTGAGATTCGATCTCTCTGCGGGCTGTCTCGCGAGTGCGATTAGCCTCAGCTTCCGCTTCAGCCAATGCTTCTCGGTAAAGAGCATCAACTTCCGATTCAGCTTCGACAATCGCTGACTGGGCAGCTTGTCGGGCTCCGCGGAGTTGATCTTGAAGATCAGCCTCGAGCCGCTTGATTTGCTCAAGCTTCTGCTTGGCATCAGCACGACTCGTATTGATATATCCCTCACGATCTTCCACGACCTTGCCAACTGGCCGGAAGAACAGAGAATTAAGCAGAAAGGTTAGGAGAACCACCTGAAGCGCCATTAAAGGCAACGTGGCATCGAGGTCAAAGAGACCTCCCTCCGGAACCGCCGCTTCAGCGAACAGAAGCCAGGTCATGGAAGAGTTGAGCTGGAGAGGAGCGAGAAATTGCGTGGAGAGTTAAAGAGAGAGAGACCCTACAAAAAGGGACACTCCCCAACTCTGCATCATGCGAATGGGTTGGCGAACAGAAGCACCAGTGCCACCACAAGGCCATAAATCGTCAGAGACTCCATGAATGCAAGTGAAAGCAGCAGGGTGCCGCGGATCTTGCCCTCAGCTTCAGGCTGACGAGCAATGCCTTCAACAGCACCTTGGGAAGCGCTGCCCTGACCGATACCAGGACCGATGGCAGCCAGACCTACGGCCAGACCAGCAGCAACGACGGAGGCTGCAGAAGTGATGGAATCCATGTTGAGTGCGTTTGGGGGCGCGCCGGGAGGCGCTGAGAGTATGAAGTGGGAGTTAGATCACCCTGCGCAGGGACACCGTCTTAAAAGAAAGTGGGCCCGAAAACTAATGGTCGGACCTGCGCGCAGAAGTTTCTAGCAGACGAGCCTTCGAAAAGGCCGTGAATCAACTAGTGCGCTTCGTGGAGACCTTCGCCAATGTAGAAGGCCGCAAGAGTCGCAAAAATAAGAGCCTGAATAGCACTGGTGAAGAGGCCAAGCAACATCACCGGAAGAGGAACAATCAGGGGCACCAGATAAACCAGCACACCTACCGCCAATTCATCCGCAAGGATGTTTCCGAAAAGTCGGAAAGAAAGAGACAGCGGCTTAGTAAATTCCTCGATGATCTTGAACGGGAGCATGATCGGGGTCGGCTCCACGTAAAGCTCGAAGAATCTCCAACCCTTCTTGCTTAAACCGGCGTAGAAATAGGCCAGTGTCACAAGCAGAGCCATCGCCACCGTGGTGTTGATGTCTGCAGTTGGAGCACCGAGTTCTCCTTCGGGGAGTTCGATCACCTTCCAAGGGATCAGTGCGCCACCCCAGTTACTGACAAAGATGAACAGAAAGAGGGTGCCAATGAAGGGAAGCCATTCGCGGTAATACTTCTCTCCAATCTGATCACGGGATAGATCACGAATGTAATCCCACAGGAACTCAAGAAGATTCTGCGTACCTTTTGGATCGCGACTAAGATTTTTAGTACCTACAAGCACAAAGGCAAGCAGGACACCGATCAAAATCCAGGAGCTGAGGAAAACCTGGCCGTGAAGATTGAGGTTACCGATCTGCCAATACAGATGGTGGCCAACCTCCAGTTCGGCGAACGGCAGTGTGAAAGGCAGCAAAGCCATGAATGCAGAAGAGGGATGCGCGAGATCAGCCGTCGAGAACGGTCTGAAGAATCAAGGCGGGCTTGTACAGAAGAAAACCTACGAATGCAGGTAAGAGGTCGAGTTGGGGGAATCGAGCTGCCGAAACGATGAGAAGGATCGGAACAACGAGCTGAAAACGACCAACTTGACGGGAAGTTCCACCGAGCCGGGCCACGCTGCGGGCGAGTAGACGCAGGTAAAAAAGACCAGCGACAGCTCCAACAAGCAGGCTTCTGGCCACAAAAAGATCGAAGTAAAACGATGCGAATAAAACCGCAACGACAGACACGATCACTGTGGCCAGCATCAGGCGAACTTGAAGCCGAGCGAAAGACTCCATTCCATTTCCAGCCGGGTTTGACACCGCAGCTGAATCTGTGGAGGGCAAGGCTTGCAAATTGCGCCTGAGAAAGCGGCCGGAATCTATCACGCGATTCCGCTAAACAACGCATGATCGGCCTCGAGCAAAAGCAATTTTTTGCTCATCAGCTCTCTGGCCAGAGAAGCAATTGTGTTGTCTCCACTAAGGGTTCCGAGTGGAACGCCTGGTTTTTCATCCACGAGGCGGAGCAGGCTCAATTCCTCATCTGAAATAGAGATGGGTTCGAGATCTGGCCCCAACATGCTTTTAGATGGCCATCCCCACAGACATGACTGGCGTCGACCACACGCTTGGAGAAGCGTTTCGTCGTTCTCCCAGCGCAAAGGGTGAACAGGTTGAGCGCTCACAAAAAACTCA
This window harbors:
- the ald gene encoding alanine dehydrogenase — its product is MAQSVLTAPMATIGVPTEIKVDEQRVALTPDAVKELVTHGLEVRIQSGAGSGAGIDDEAFAAAGAEIVDQEQAWGAHLVVKVKEPQPEEFRFLRDDMVLFTYLHLAAYPEVGEALLAAGTTGVAYETVQLENGTLPLLAPMSEIAGRLAAQVGARLLERPQGGRGVLIGGCTGVQPARVVVLGAGTVGWNAARLVAAMDAEVMLLDRSPERLRSLEAYRSGRLMSVVSSRGLLERLIPTADLLIGAVLTPGGRAPTLVDEAMVKGMKPGSAIVDVAIDQGGCIATSRETTHTNPTVTIHGVQHYAVGNMPGAVPFTSTEALVSVTLPYIVGIAGRGLEEAVTERPELLSGLNTVQGSVCHPGVAKALDVPPRHPMACLR
- a CDS encoding SagB family peptide dehydrogenase, translating into MPRYLFREGVDISADGNDIIITTPYATRSDPSRQTLRLKEVKVPIKKLLKELSQAGVESHQYLAVPEGTERKTTDSEPEIQLKTLYKNGLLIHEIDGCNGIAMRLLPINPGLKQQAYPEAQKEFKLSIFASIEPCLDGLDITTPLSPTTLRLQDHRLYPLIQKLVSPCTTESIRAFLPEDLCIQYRNIISLLLSSGAVGICNANNNAEIDQDAINAGWNRQDLSFHERTRGHFVDRHKEELLPRAIDRKSAPAKHQRIILSTVSLPKPSINNQNSNFYQIIQTRQTIRAYNSEPVTAKGLGSLLWYSMHTREEITCDPTLPRSYEGLLRPVASAGGLHSIELYLCIKQCIGISPGFYHYDSFDHTLGKMSDLNKPCQSMLEMAVNTTCRAPQAASVSPSQGQQPDVLIVMATRYERNANLHSETGLAYALILKDAGSIYQQLYLVATALGLAPCGLSFGSSELFEQVSGISGKVECSVGEFMIGNPK
- a CDS encoding high light inducible protein — translated: MNDTKFGFSSFAEQWNGRLAMMGFVIGLGTELLTGQGILSQIGLG
- a CDS encoding YchJ family protein, with translation MASAAGFGSSKSSEPCPCLSGMSYESCCEPLHREKQRAATAEQLMRSRYSAFALAEVDYLIATHPDSLTPLLQRRKELRKNCREVRWLGLKIKAVEAGGVDDLEGTVTFEATFGAGGQRNVMTETSLFQRRDGDLKGHWLYIKPL
- a CDS encoding DUF3326 domain-containing protein — encoded protein: MVVPTGIGCAIGGYAGDALPSARLLAAASGCLITHPNVMNGASLYWKDPRIHYVEGYGLDRFAAGDWALRCVRQQRIGLLLDADLEPELRQRHLQVADGCRATLGIEIGPVVTSDVPLGVHLGLGQSGASWGTLERPDALLRAGERLKANGATAIAVVGRFPDDQGSEALEAYRHGSGVDAMAGAEAVISHLLVRHLQIPCAHAPALSALPLDPQLDPRAAGEELGYTFLACVLVGLSQAPTLVQRSAANSGDLVAADLGVLVVPEGSLGGEAALACLERRVPVISVANPSVLEVTSIALGVGSEVLQAGSYAEAAGLVLALREGVALSALMRPISALKELE
- a CDS encoding 2Fe-2S iron-sulfur cluster-binding protein, with the protein product MSDNAIAAATFNVSIEVDSVEHSFPCRSDQTVLEAAEAAGVMLPSSCCSGVCTTCAARLKSGSVEQSDAMGVREDLRADGFTLLCVALPCSDLQLLAGQEDALYEAQFGQYQK
- a CDS encoding putative 2OG-Fe(II) oxygenase is translated as MTFTLHQLFPTVVATTKLVIDPLDLAGHLQTLLALRGGDVGNPSAGCAWTGDINGVWQLHHLAEFAPLVRRVTEQAMGYLEAVGFDRSQVALHLQRCWPVLSEWDQLVGRHHHPNAHLSAVLYLTGDGSGEEGVLRVHSPQQSNELVPGLVTGHGGPIASDHPLNSERWDLAPEVGLLVLFPSRLDHSVLANGDPESLRCSISFDFVITAPEQGNPPEYLAPHPSQWSPCSDLSS
- a CDS encoding F0F1 ATP synthase subunit gamma, yielding MANLKAIRDRIKSVKNTRKITEAMRLVAAAKVRRAQEQVLRSRPFADRLARLLENLQSRMRFEDAQAPLLEQRPVETITLMAVTGDRGLCGGYNSNIIRRTEKRFAELQGQGYKVMLVLIGRKAIGYFTNRNYPIQATFTGLEQVPTADEAGSIASEIFAEFLSGASDRVEIIYTKFINLVSCKPVVQTLLPLDPQGIAEAEDEIFRLTTKEGRLTVESGNAPANSQPKLPSDIVFDQSPDQLLNALLPLYLQNQLLRSLQESAASELASRMTAMNNASDNAKELAKTLTLDYNKARQAAITQEILEVVGGSAAAGG